In Nocardia sp. NBC_01327, the genomic stretch CCCCGCGGTGGACGGCACCCTCCGCGTGCTGCGCGCCGCCGCCGCGGGCGGTGTCGAGCGCGTGGTGCTCACCTCCTCGGTGGCCGCCGTCCGCTGCGGCAACCCCGGCCGCGACCTCACCGAAGCCGATTGGTCGGATCCCGCCGCCTGCAACGCGTATGAGAAGAGCAAAACCCTCGCCGAGCGCGCCGCCTGGGATTTCGTTGCCGAAAACCCGAAACTTGAACTGTCCGTGATCAATCCGGGCATGATTCTCGGCCCGGTGCAGCGCGCAGTAGCCGGCACCTCCGTCGACGCGGTCCGCCTGCTGCTGTCCCGCGAAATGCCCGGCGTCCCGAATTTCGGTTTCGCCACCGTGGACGTCCGTGATCTGGCCATCGCACACCGCCTCGCCATGACCGCACCCCAGGCGGCAGGCAGCCGCTACATCTGTGCGGGAGAACAGGTTTCACTCCCCACCATGGCCCGCGCCCTGGCCACCACCTACCGCGTTCCCACCCGAGTCCTCCCCGACTGGCTGATCCGCCTCACCGCCCGCTTCAACCCGGCAGCCCGCACCGCAGCCCGCTACCTCGGCCAGCAGGAGCGAGTCAGCGCGGCCAAGGCCCGCACCGAACTCGCCTGGACCATGCGCCCCATCGAACAAACCCTCCTCGACACCGCCGCCAGCCTCATCCGGTTCGGCCTGGTCACCGATCCGGGCGCACCCCGCGGCAAGAGTGCGCCCGCTGCCTCTCGGCCTGCCGTGGTGTAGTCCCTGGTCAGGGGCGGCGGCGAACCGCTACGCCGGCTGCGCCGAGGGCGAGGACGGCGAGGGTGAGGCCGATGCCGCCGAGCCAGCGTGCGGTGTTGTCGGAGGCTGCCGGGGTGTCGTGGCCGCTCGTTTTGGGGGCGAGGTCGAGGGTGGGGATGGGGCGTTCGGGTTCGGAGCCGTCGGGGTTGTCGGACTGGTCCCAGGTGACGACTTCGCCGTCGGAGTAGGTCTGGACCGCCGGGAAGGTGATGCGGTCCTGGTCCGGCAGGTCGTCGGCGAGGACCTGGAATTGATCGAATTGTCCTGGGCCGATGCCGTTTCCGGCATCGGCGGTCCAGGTGATCGCGGTGACGTGCCCGTCGCCGTCCTTGGTGACGGCCGATTTCCAGCCGGGCTTGGGCTGGGTATCGGCGGCGAGTAGCGCTGGGAATCGGACGGTCAGCGCGACGGTCGCGCTGTTGGTGGAGGATTCGTTCGGGACGCGGAAGGTCAGTACGGCGTCGCCGGAGCGGGTGGCGCCGGGCGCGGATACGGCGACGTGTGCGGAGGCGACACCGGTGGCGGCGAATAGCGGCACGGTGGTCAGCGCGGTGATCAGCACCGTCCGCGAGATGGGTGACAAGGACATGGCAGGCCCTCCGAGCGGCGGCCGGAGCCGCCGATTGCTGGATTCAACAGTGCGGGTGCATATTTCGGGCAGACGATTCGCCTCACGAGCATGCGCGAGGCGGACATCGCCGGCGCCGGTTCGGGGGTATCCCGCCGACCGTGGCGAGATACCCCCGACTCCTCGGGCGGGTGCTCAGCCCTGGGCGGCGTTGAGGGTGTTGATCACCTGGATCACGCTCACCACCGTGACCGGAATGCCCACCGCGAGGGTGCCGATCGCGGTGCCGAGACCGGCGCCCACGCCCGCACCGGCAATGCAGCCGCCGGGCGCGCCGACCAGGAACGCCGGCGGCATCAGCGTGGTGCCGACCACCGCTCCGGCGACGCAACCGCCGGCCAATCCGATTGCGGCGCCGACCATTCCGCCGATCGCGGTGGCCAGTCCGATCTGCGTGCCGGCCACGCTGAGCGCGTCATTGAAGTCGTCCTGCGAGAAGATCGGCTTCGCTTCGGTCACCGCGGCGGCAGCGGCGGGATCGGTGCTGGGAGTGAGCGTCACGGTCCGGCCGTCGGCGTCGATCTGCGCCGCGATCGGCCAGTCCTTCTGGTCCAGCCGGTACGTCAGCGGCATACCCAGGGCGAGATTGCCCTGGGCGTCCAGCACCTCGAGCTGGGCGCCGCGCACAGTCAGCCGTCCGGCATCGGTGCGCAGCACGACCGAGTGGTCGACAACATTGGCGGTGTAGTGGATCCCGGGCAGCACATCGGTGCTGACGGTGGCGCCCGGCCGATCCGCCGCGACGGAGACGTCGGCGGCCGCGGTGCCGCTGGCGACGGCCACGGCGGCAATGGTGAGGGCGGCGGTCGCGGCGAACTTCTTCATGCTCTTCATCAGGTGTCCTTCGGTACGAACCGGGGTTCGCGAGTTGCCAAGTGTGAGTGGGGGAGCCGGCCTACTGCGCGGGAGTGCCGCTACCGGCGGTGGTGAGGGTGAAGGCGCGCTGCCCCTCGATGTGATGGCCGTCCTTGGAGGTGACGGCGAAATGCGTGGTGTAGACACCGGCCGGGCCCAGCGGAACCAGATCGATGCTGAGGCTGCGCCCGTCGATGTGCAGGTCCCCGTGTGACCAGGTATTGCCGTCCGGTCCGGTCACGGTCAGTGCCGGATCGTCGACCTTCTCGTTGAAGGTGACGCTCACCTGCGGCGGCCCCGCATCCAGTACCGCGCCGTCGGCGGGTTCGCTGTGGGTGACTCGCGAATGCGCGCTCGCCACACCGGTATCCAGTGCGGTGGTCACCAGCACGGAGGCGGACAGCACGGTCAATGCGGCCAGTATCGGGCGCAGCATTTTATTGCTCGGCACAACAGATTCCTTTTCCGCCCATGAATGTGTTCAGGGCAGTGAAATTCGGCAATTGGGCATGACAAAGCCCCGAATGGTCGAATGGTGATTCGTCATCGCATTTCCGGGTCGATACGGCGCACAGATCTACCGCATCGAATCTCGGCGATTCCCGCAGCGGTCACAGAGCCGGTGCGGGCGAAGGGAAGTCACGTCGAAGGCGCGTGCCGACCGATGCGGTCAGAACGCCGTGGTGACAGCTCTCGGCAGTGGTGGCCCGCGCCTGGATATGGCGTCACGCAGCAGCCCGGCGCCCTGCGGATGTCCGGCATGCGGTGCGCGCAGCACCGGTTCATCGATCGGCGGATAGGGATCGAACCTGGTCAGCAGGGTCCGAACCACCTGGGACACAGTCCCGTACAGCCGTTCGGCCGCGGTGATGAGCAGGGCGCAGAGCAGTGTCGCAATGGCGTGCCCGGCCAGCATTTCCCAGCCCGTACGGCTGGCGTTCTCCATCATCGCGGAATTGGCGTCGGTGGGACCGGTGGCCATATCCATCACGTGGTGGGAGAGGAACTGACCCACCGCGAGCAGCGCGAACAGCCGCATCCGCCCGCGACCAGCGGATGAGCCGACTCCGGCGCCGATCAGACTGCTCACCAGCAGTACCAGCGCCAGCGCCGAGGAATCCGGCAGTCGCCCTTCGAATCCGTGCGCGGTAATGGCGAGAACTCCGCAGGTGCCGCCGGCCAGGGCTCCCCGTGCGCGATCGGTCGAATTCACGAGATGATCACCGCGCGAGCACGCATCATCATCGGAGACAACCTTTTCTGGCAAGGGCCCGGAAGGGCGAGGATCGCGATTACTATAACGGGACGATCCGGAATTTCGGAAATGGCTGCCGGGCCGCGAATCCCGCTATTCGCACGGCCGTGTTTATCGGTGCGGCAGGCCCAGATAAGTGGTGAGTTCCACGGCGGCCGCGCGACCGGCCCGATTGGCGCCGATGGTGCTGGCGGACGGTCCGTATCCGATCAGATGAATGCGCGGATCGGCTGCCACCTGGGTGGCCAGCTGCCCGGTCATGGTGATGCCGCCGCCGGGCCCGCGCAGGCGCAGCGGGGCCAGGTGATCGAGCGAGCTGCGGAATCCGGTGGCCCAGAGGATGACGTCGATATGCTGGAAAGTGCCGTCGGCCCAACGGATTCCGTCGGTTTCGAGATGGTCGAACATGGGCTTCCGGTCGAGTACCCCGCGTGCCCGGGCGGCGCGCACGCGGTCGTCCTCGGGGAGCCCGGTCACCGATACGACCGACCCGGGCGGCAGTCCGCGCCGCACCCGGTCCTCGACCATGGCGACCGCCGCGCGACCGTCCTCGGGCCCGAAGCTCTTGTCGCGGAACACCGGTTCGCGCCGGGTGACCCACGTGGTCTTCGTCACCTGTGAGATTTCGTCGAGCAGCTGGATGGCGGTGATGCCGCCGCCGATCACGAGCACCTGCTTACCCGCGAATTCCGCCGCGGTGCGGTAGTCGTGCGCGTGCAGCTGCCTGCCCCGGAAGCGGTCGGCGCCGCGGTAGTAGGGGATGAAGGGCTTGTCCCAGGTGCCCGTGGCATTGATGAGCCCGCGGGTGCGAATGCTGCTGTCCACCACCGGTGTAGAGACCGTTCGGTCTTCATAGGCACCGCCGCCCGGCCGGGTCTCCGCATGCAGCAGACCGTCGACCTCTTCATTCGGGCAGGTCACAGCGCTGGACCGATCGCACACCACCCGCACCGACACCGGCCGGTGCACCCGCAGATCGAAGCGCTTCTCGTACAACTCGAAGTACTGCGGCACGGCCGTGGCCGCCTGCGCATGCTCCGAACCCGCCGGCAGCGTCTCCTCGAAGGACATCCCGGGCAGATCGTGCACCCGATTCACCGTGCTCAAAGTCAGTGACGGCCACCGGAACTGCCACGCCCCGCCCGCCGCGGGGGAGTGGTCCACTATGAGGAAATCCTGTTCGGGTCGCAGCCCGAGCCGCCGCAGGTGGTAGCCCACCGACAGACCGGCCTGGCCCGCACCGATCACCAGGATCTCGACATCGGGTGTTGCGGTCACGAACCAGACGGTACGCCCGCTTACAGTTGAGATGACCATGGGTACGCAGCACAGTGGGGAAGGACAAATGCTCGGAGTCAGCCGCGATGGCGAAGTTGTCACCATCGAACTGCAGCGTCCGCAACGACGGAACGCACTCAACGAAGAGCTGGTCGGGCTGTTGCGCGACGCGATCGAGCAGGCCGCCGAATCGGCGCGCGTCATCGTGCTCACCGGCCAGGGACCGATCTTCAGCGCCGGCGCTGATCTGGACGGGGTTTACTCCGACACCTTCCTGGAGGGGCTACTAGGTATGTTGGCCACCATCCAGACGGTGCCGGTACCGGTGATCTCCGCCATCAACGGCGGAGCGCTC encodes the following:
- a CDS encoding SDR family oxidoreductase, which codes for MSDLVLVTGASGYVAGHVISELLSNGYRVRGTVRSPGRANLSHLDGVELVAADLGSDAGWADAVEGCRYVVHTASPFPSAEPEHEDDLIRPAVDGTLRVLRAAAAGGVERVVLTSSVAAVRCGNPGRDLTEADWSDPAACNAYEKSKTLAERAAWDFVAENPKLELSVINPGMILGPVQRAVAGTSVDAVRLLLSREMPGVPNFGFATVDVRDLAIAHRLAMTAPQAAGSRYICAGEQVSLPTMARALATTYRVPTRVLPDWLIRLTARFNPAARTAARYLGQQERVSAAKARTELAWTMRPIEQTLLDTAASLIRFGLVTDPGAPRGKSAPAASRPAVV
- a CDS encoding NAD(P)-binding domain-containing protein — encoded protein: MTATPDVEILVIGAGQAGLSVGYHLRRLGLRPEQDFLIVDHSPAAGGAWQFRWPSLTLSTVNRVHDLPGMSFEETLPAGSEHAQAATAVPQYFELYEKRFDLRVHRPVSVRVVCDRSSAVTCPNEEVDGLLHAETRPGGGAYEDRTVSTPVVDSSIRTRGLINATGTWDKPFIPYYRGADRFRGRQLHAHDYRTAAEFAGKQVLVIGGGITAIQLLDEISQVTKTTWVTRREPVFRDKSFGPEDGRAAVAMVEDRVRRGLPPGSVVSVTGLPEDDRVRAARARGVLDRKPMFDHLETDGIRWADGTFQHIDVILWATGFRSSLDHLAPLRLRGPGGGITMTGQLATQVAADPRIHLIGYGPSASTIGANRAGRAAAVELTTYLGLPHR
- a CDS encoding copper resistance CopC family protein encodes the protein MPSNKMLRPILAALTVLSASVLVTTALDTGVASAHSRVTHSEPADGAVLDAGPPQVSVTFNEKVDDPALTVTGPDGNTWSHGDLHIDGRSLSIDLVPLGPAGVYTTHFAVTSKDGHHIEGQRAFTLTTAGSGTPAQ
- a CDS encoding YcnI family copper-binding membrane protein, which produces MSLSPISRTVLITALTTVPLFAATGVASAHVAVSAPGATRSGDAVLTFRVPNESSTNSATVALTVRFPALLAADTQPKPGWKSAVTKDGDGHVTAITWTADAGNGIGPGQFDQFQVLADDLPDQDRITFPAVQTYSDGEVVTWDQSDNPDGSEPERPIPTLDLAPKTSGHDTPAASDNTARWLGGIGLTLAVLALGAAGVAVRRRP